The following proteins are co-located in the Desulfobacterales bacterium genome:
- a CDS encoding DegT/DnrJ/EryC1/StrS family aminotransferase, producing the protein MNVPLLDLKRQYQQIKDACLRVTTEIYDSQHFILGPYVETLEREISAYCQTDYAVGVSSGTDALLIALMAADIGVGDRVLTTPYTFFATAGSIRRLGAIPVFADIEADTYNIDPHALESVLTKMPPEEKQTVKAIMPVHLYGQCAEMAPILEIAGSLGLSVIEDAAQAIGSEYQGKRAGALGDFGCFSFFPSKNLGGFGDGGIVTTQSVDLYDKLKILRVHGGHPKYYHQVIGGNFRLDALQAAIVSIKLSYLDQWTRARQENAEKYRALFKAAGLDTVIGLPVEKQDRHIYNQFVIRVPEKRDALRAWLNESGVGNEIYYPVPLHLQACFADLGYREGDMPVSEKAAAETLALPIFPELTDEELEYVVDRIRVFYS; encoded by the coding sequence ATGAATGTTCCCCTGCTTGATCTAAAACGACAATACCAGCAAATTAAGGATGCGTGTCTGCGGGTAACTACGGAGATTTATGATTCCCAGCACTTTATCCTGGGCCCCTATGTAGAAACTTTGGAGCGGGAAATCAGCGCGTACTGCCAAACCGACTATGCCGTTGGCGTCTCCTCAGGCACGGATGCCCTGCTGATTGCGCTGATGGCGGCGGATATAGGCGTCGGCGATCGGGTGCTTACCACGCCCTATACTTTTTTCGCCACTGCCGGCTCCATCCGCCGGCTGGGGGCGATTCCGGTGTTCGCAGACATTGAAGCGGATACCTATAACATTGATCCCCATGCCCTTGAATCAGTGCTGACAAAAATGCCGCCGGAAGAAAAACAGACGGTAAAAGCGATCATGCCGGTCCATCTCTATGGACAGTGCGCGGAGATGGCGCCGATTTTGGAGATCGCCGGCTCCCTTGGGCTTTCTGTAATAGAGGATGCGGCCCAGGCCATCGGGTCCGAATATCAGGGCAAGCGGGCGGGCGCGCTGGGCGATTTCGGCTGTTTTTCGTTTTTCCCGTCCAAAAACTTAGGCGGATTCGGAGACGGGGGGATTGTCACCACCCAATCGGTGGATTTATATGATAAGCTAAAGATCCTCCGGGTCCACGGCGGACACCCCAAGTACTATCATCAGGTCATCGGCGGCAACTTCCGCCTGGATGCCCTGCAGGCGGCCATCGTTTCCATAAAGCTTTCCTATCTGGATCAATGGACGCGTGCCCGTCAGGAAAACGCCGAAAAATACCGGGCGTTGTTCAAAGCCGCGGGGTTGGATACGGTCATCGGGCTGCCGGTTGAAAAACAGGATCGGCATATATACAATCAGTTTGTGATCCGGGTGCCGGAAAAACGCGATGCGCTCCGGGCTTGGCTGAATGAATCCGGCGTGGGCAATGAAATCTATTATCCGGTTCCGCTGCATTTGCAGGCCTGTTTTGCGGATCTGGGCTACAGAGAGGGGGATATGCCGGTATCGGAAAAAGCCGCGGCCGAAACCCTTGCCCTGCCCATATTCCCGGAACTTACGGATGAAGAGCTTGAATACGTGGTGGATCGGATTCGGGTCTTCTATTCATAA